A genomic segment from Bartonella ancashensis encodes:
- a CDS encoding DUF1561 family protein: MQLKLLLFFFSLLLTLHTSFAAPIPLQVIQTLPQTPGDRAIRVKVHTGKEYCYTPTFVDGEGYVYIGDCTYGKVARYDLFQRIAWKINGVWLCMTAPSSVTGIGEKSTAEWGYILLRPCVINDPNQQWIIKQDAFYTANENFRVKDYKWYAYISKNPNDYYDHTLVPTMNRWENIVATPVNINLKMFIGWNLASGPSLSRYYIADDGSKSDVFDLYYNPENGHIARYFPSTGAMSCMVSQQSSSENWNWIKWILCKDTVTAKQDIASWDISLFTRREGTLTDYKGNFLRVTQYGPNWGSPYTAKPDYLEKDTTNSPKSNFIFSYDMERWNRYVDGNLGNTLAYCPAPGTKENVAKIRVKRSLPHDFHFTDQWKRRLWEIAVSSTPMGLETIGLCGPCMVQTIQMLAELQTRYQREPFQDREGYFFNTQERIDPFISLRTRFPELTRRLENIRINHDRPYHVGEDFITRMNRLARAMALTMLPQYEWRPLTPARTEEEMIRRIRDILRAPSGTLWFSVTIREDERVRFLGHAQPIIRTGNGVIILPTNTSGTTLEQFREYFTPITDPQTALFELSRGSSTRTQIRSIAFFQMTQLDEIPLSLYVSQSNCTGEGDGRRGNKELPRASLLNQCGISSNSRCAIQ, encoded by the coding sequence ATGCAATTGAAGCTGTTGTTATTTTTCTTTAGCTTATTATTGACTCTTCATACTTCTTTTGCAGCTCCTATTCCTCTTCAAGTGATACAAACACTTCCTCAGACTCCTGGTGATAGGGCTATTCGCGTTAAAGTCCATACAGGGAAAGAGTATTGCTATACCCCAACATTTGTGGACGGTGAAGGTTACGTTTACATCGGGGATTGCACTTATGGTAAAGTGGCCAGATATGATCTCTTTCAAAGAATAGCCTGGAAGATCAATGGTGTTTGGCTATGTATGACAGCCCCTAGTTCAGTTACAGGTATTGGTGAAAAATCTACAGCTGAGTGGGGTTATATTTTATTAAGACCTTGTGTGATCAATGATCCCAACCAACAATGGATCATTAAACAAGATGCCTTTTATACAGCCAATGAAAATTTCCGTGTGAAAGATTATAAATGGTATGCTTATATTTCAAAAAACCCGAATGATTACTACGATCATACCTTAGTTCCTACAATGAATCGGTGGGAAAACATTGTGGCTACTCCTGTGAATATTAATCTCAAAATGTTCATAGGCTGGAATCTTGCAAGTGGCCCTAGCCTCTCTAGGTACTACATAGCAGATGATGGATCTAAATCAGACGTTTTTGATCTCTACTACAATCCTGAAAATGGCCACATTGCCAGATATTTTCCTTCCACGGGAGCAATGTCTTGTATGGTTTCTCAACAATCTTCTTCAGAAAATTGGAATTGGATCAAATGGATATTGTGCAAAGATACTGTCACTGCTAAACAAGACATTGCATCCTGGGACATTTCTTTGTTTACTAGACGTGAGGGAACACTTACGGATTATAAAGGTAATTTTTTAAGAGTGACCCAATATGGCCCCAATTGGGGTTCCCCTTATACAGCTAAGCCTGATTACCTTGAAAAAGACACAACAAACTCCCCAAAATCTAACTTTATTTTTTCTTATGACATGGAGCGATGGAATCGCTATGTCGATGGGAATTTAGGGAACACACTTGCTTATTGCCCTGCTCCTGGAACAAAGGAGAATGTCGCTAAGATACGAGTAAAACGGTCTTTACCTCATGATTTTCATTTTACCGATCAATGGAAAAGAAGACTATGGGAAATTGCTGTAAGCAGTACCCCTATGGGCTTAGAAACAATTGGCCTTTGTGGCCCCTGTATGGTGCAAACTATACAAATGCTTGCTGAATTACAAACACGTTATCAAAGAGAACCCTTTCAAGACAGAGAAGGTTATTTCTTTAATACGCAAGAACGTATAGATCCATTTATCTCACTTCGTACTAGATTTCCTGAGCTTACACGAAGACTTGAAAATATACGTATTAATCATGATAGGCCTTATCATGTAGGAGAAGATTTTATAACGCGAATGAATAGATTAGCTCGTGCAATGGCATTAACGATGCTACCTCAATATGAGTGGAGGCCCTTGACTCCTGCAAGAACTGAAGAAGAGATGATAAGAAGGATTAGAGATATATTACGTGCTCCTAGTGGAACACTTTGGTTTTCTGTAACTATTAGAGAAGATGAACGAGTCCGCTTCCTTGGTCATGCCCAACCTATTATAAGAACAGGAAACGGAGTCATAATATTACCTACCAACACATCTGGTACAACTTTGGAACAATTCAGAGAGTATTTTACCCCTATAACAGATCCACAGACAGCGCTTTTTGAACTTTCGCGAGGCAGTAGCACTAGAACTCAAATTCGGTCAATTGCATTTTTTCAAATGACTCAATTAGATGAAATTCCTCTGAGTCTGTACGTATCTCAAAGCAATTGTACTGGAGAAGGTGATGGTAGAAGAGGCAATAAAGAACTTCCAAGAGCTTCTCTCCTTAATCAGTGTGGCATTAGCAGCAATAGCAGATGTGCGATTCAATAA
- a CDS encoding lysozyme has translation MRKMSKEGLALIKQWEGLRLHAYQDAIGIWTIGYGHTAQAGEPIVQEGMKITESQAETILKQDLKQFESTVEQAVTVPLTDEQFATLVSFCYNVGAEAFCTSTLLKKLNKGDYESVPAELQKWIRAGGKRLQGLANRRAAEAGLWVKGAYVCSNYQKVETKEPTHSLKAEILAPIIGSLSGLTGILTGQGPVQWALASIMVLAACIGIVFVAKRFQEKRL, from the coding sequence ATGCGGAAAATGTCCAAGGAAGGACTTGCACTCATTAAGCAATGGGAAGGACTGCGCTTGCATGCCTATCAAGATGCCATTGGGATATGGACAATAGGTTATGGCCATACAGCACAAGCAGGAGAGCCCATTGTACAAGAGGGTATGAAAATCACTGAAAGCCAAGCCGAAACCATTCTGAAACAAGATTTAAAACAATTTGAGAGCACTGTTGAGCAGGCTGTTACTGTTCCTTTGACTGATGAGCAATTCGCTACACTTGTGTCGTTTTGCTATAATGTAGGAGCAGAAGCTTTTTGTACCTCTACACTTTTGAAAAAGCTGAACAAAGGTGATTATGAATCCGTCCCAGCTGAATTGCAAAAGTGGATCAGGGCAGGTGGCAAACGTTTACAGGGGCTTGCCAATCGTCGGGCAGCAGAAGCTGGGCTCTGGGTTAAAGGGGCTTATGTTTGTTCAAATTATCAAAAAGTAGAAACAAAAGAGCCAACTCATTCTTTGAAAGCAGAAATACTAGCTCCCATCATTGGATCCTTATCAGGTTTAACAGGAATTTTGACAGGGCAAGGTCCTGTGCAATGGGCTTTAGCTTCGATTATGGTTTTAGCGGCCTGTATAGGGATTGTCTTTGTTGCCAAACGTTTTCAAGAAAAACGCTTATGA
- a CDS encoding type II toxin-antitoxin system RelE/ParE family toxin, whose product MIKTFKNKDLQSLWETGKSKIDHKLQQRILRRLDVLEAASQLNDINLPGYNFHKLRGFVPTRYTIHVNGPWCITFEFVGGHVIHLDFEQYH is encoded by the coding sequence GTGATCAAAACATTTAAAAATAAAGATTTACAATCTCTTTGGGAAACAGGAAAAAGTAAAATTGATCACAAACTTCAACAGCGTATTCTTCGTCGTCTTGATGTACTTGAAGCAGCTTCTCAATTAAACGACATCAATTTACCAGGATACAATTTTCACAAATTAAGAGGTTTTGTTCCAACTCGCTACACTATCCACGTTAATGGGCCGTGGTGTATCACATTCGAATTTGTTGGTGGTCACGTGATCCACCTTGATTTCGAGCAATATCACTAA
- a CDS encoding HigA family addiction module antitoxin, translating into MIMRHPNRCPSHPGEILAEALEHLDINKTEIAYILQISRQHLYGILKGQRPVTAVTAARIGKLLGNGPALWLQLQANYDTWHALRNIDVSSIPTLTTRNVNGQMEYSR; encoded by the coding sequence ATGATCATGCGACATCCTAATCGTTGTCCTTCCCATCCAGGAGAAATTTTGGCTGAAGCTTTGGAGCATTTGGATATAAACAAAACTGAAATTGCTTATATTCTTCAAATCTCTCGTCAACATCTATATGGCATCCTTAAAGGTCAGCGTCCCGTTACGGCAGTAACAGCAGCGCGCATTGGCAAATTATTAGGTAATGGGCCAGCACTATGGTTACAGCTTCAAGCAAATTATGATACATGGCACGCACTGCGTAATATCGATGTTTCTTCTATTCCAACGCTAACGACCAGAAACGTTAATGGACAAATGGAATACAGCCGTTAA